A genomic stretch from Helianthus annuus cultivar XRQ/B chromosome 1, HanXRQr2.0-SUNRISE, whole genome shotgun sequence includes:
- the LOC110932894 gene encoding 13-hydroxylupanine O-tigloyltransferase-like — protein MAQSAPPMTFKVRRNPPETIFPAKPTPRDFKPLSDIDDQEGIRFQVSMILFYGQNPKMENKNPASVIREALANVLVFYYPFAGRLKEGPAKKLMVDCTGEGVLFIEAKADVTLKQFGEALYPPFSYMEELLYDVPGSGGIVDSPLMLFQATVNQI, from the exons ATGGCACAATCCGCCCCTCCCATGACATTTAAAGTCCGACGAAACCCGCCGGAGACCATCTTTCCGGCTAAACCGACACCTCGAGATTTTAAGCCTCTCTCCGACATCGACGATCAGGAAGGCATTAGGTTTCAGGTTTCCATGATTCTTTTTTATGGACAAAATCCAAAAATGGAAAATAAGAATCCAGCAAGTGTTATAAGGGAGGCTCTGGCTAATGTGCTGGTGTTTTACTATCCGTTTGCTGGCCGGCTAAAGGAAGGCCCGGCCAAAAAACTGATGGTTGATTGTACGGGTGAGGGTGTGTTGTTTATTGAGGCGAAAGCTGATGTGACGCTGAAGCAGTTTGGGGAGGCGCTTTACCCGCCTTTCTCTTATATGGAAGAGCTTCTTTATGATGTTCCGGGCTCTGGTGGAATTGTTGATTCACCATTGATGTTGTTTCAG GCAACCGTAAATCAAATTTAA